A part of Streptomyces sp. DSM 40750 genomic DNA contains:
- a CDS encoding metal ABC transporter permease: MEILNYAFMQRALLAAVLVGVTAPAIGIYLVQRRQALMGDGIGHVAMTGVGLGFMLSWSPVWMATLVSVMGAVLMELIRWYGKTRGDIALAMLFYGGMAGGVMLINLAPGGTNANLMSFLFGSLSTVSQEDITAICVLAAFVIVMTLGLRRQLFAVSQDEEFARVTGLPVRALNLLTAVTAAVTVTVAMRVVGLLLVSALMVVPVAAAQQLTRSFAATFATAVAIGVTVTIGGTVTSYYQDVPPGATIVLLAIAAFMVLTALATPLARRRAKALESAVGDPAECVIPKAGETAGTGLARDTIPAGRTSAEESTD; this comes from the coding sequence ATGGAAATCCTGAACTACGCCTTCATGCAGCGGGCCCTGCTCGCCGCCGTCCTCGTCGGCGTCACCGCCCCCGCGATCGGCATCTACCTCGTCCAGCGCCGCCAGGCCCTCATGGGCGACGGCATCGGCCATGTCGCGATGACCGGCGTGGGCCTCGGCTTCATGCTCTCCTGGTCACCGGTGTGGATGGCGACGCTGGTGTCCGTGATGGGCGCCGTGCTGATGGAGCTGATCCGCTGGTACGGCAAGACGCGCGGCGACATCGCGCTCGCCATGCTCTTCTACGGCGGCATGGCGGGCGGTGTGATGCTCATCAACCTCGCGCCCGGCGGCACCAACGCCAACCTGATGTCGTTCCTCTTCGGCTCGCTCTCGACCGTGTCGCAGGAGGACATCACCGCGATCTGCGTCCTGGCCGCGTTCGTGATCGTGATGACGCTGGGGCTGCGGCGGCAGTTGTTCGCGGTCAGCCAGGACGAGGAGTTCGCCCGGGTCACCGGCCTGCCGGTGCGGGCGCTGAACCTGCTGACGGCGGTCACGGCGGCGGTGACCGTGACGGTCGCCATGCGCGTCGTCGGCCTGCTGCTGGTGTCCGCGCTGATGGTCGTCCCCGTCGCCGCCGCGCAGCAGCTCACCCGCAGTTTCGCGGCGACCTTCGCGACCGCCGTGGCCATCGGGGTGACCGTGACGATCGGCGGCACGGTCACGTCGTACTACCAGGACGTGCCGCCCGGCGCGACGATCGTGCTGCTGGCCATCGCCGCGTTCATGGTGCTCACCGCACTGGCGACACCGCTGGCCAGGCGGCGTGCGAAGGCGCTGGAGTCGGCGGTCGGCGACCCGGCGGAATGCGTGATTCCGAAAGCCGGTGAGACGGCCGGAACGGGTCTTGCCAGGGATACGATTCCGGCCGGCCGGACCTCCGCCGAGGAGTCCACCGACTGA
- a CDS encoding DUF4394 domain-containing protein produces the protein MRKQAVIGVLTMAVAIGTVGAVGSGALGGSSAATGVSESDPSGAGTGIESKGGGLGGGAQAPSGLKAIGLTADQRLVAFRVNRPGAAVPLGKVGGLKGDTRLVGIDYRVQNNKLYGVGDKGGIYTIREVGAKATKVSQLTVALQGKAYGVDFNPAANRLRVISDTGQNLRHNLDDPQGAPAAGTTAVDGTLTNPPVPPATAGATAQGVTGAAYTNNDLDTATATTLFDLDTTQDQISVQSPANAGNLAPTGKLGVDAPLNSGFDIYSSTRSGANAGYAVTGKRVFGVNLLTGKASPTGSFGKGKQVVDLAIPLRQG, from the coding sequence ATGCGCAAGCAAGCAGTCATCGGCGTACTCACCATGGCGGTGGCGATCGGGACGGTCGGCGCGGTCGGATCCGGGGCACTGGGCGGATCGTCGGCGGCTACCGGGGTGTCGGAGAGTGACCCCTCCGGCGCCGGCACCGGCATCGAGTCCAAGGGCGGCGGCCTGGGCGGCGGAGCACAGGCCCCCAGCGGGCTGAAGGCCATCGGCCTCACCGCCGACCAGCGGCTCGTCGCCTTCCGCGTCAACAGGCCCGGCGCCGCGGTCCCGCTCGGCAAGGTCGGCGGCCTCAAGGGCGACACGAGGCTCGTCGGCATCGACTACCGCGTCCAGAACAACAAGCTGTACGGCGTCGGCGACAAGGGCGGCATCTACACGATCCGCGAGGTGGGCGCCAAGGCCACCAAGGTCTCCCAGCTCACGGTCGCCCTCCAGGGCAAGGCGTACGGCGTCGACTTCAACCCCGCCGCCAACCGCCTCCGCGTGATCAGCGACACCGGCCAGAACCTCCGCCACAACCTCGACGACCCGCAGGGCGCCCCGGCCGCCGGCACCACGGCCGTCGACGGCACCCTCACCAACCCGCCGGTCCCGCCCGCCACGGCCGGTGCCACCGCCCAGGGGGTGACCGGGGCGGCGTACACGAACAACGACCTCGACACGGCCACCGCGACCACCCTCTTCGACCTCGACACCACCCAGGACCAGATCTCCGTCCAGTCCCCGGCCAACGCGGGCAACCTCGCCCCCACCGGCAAGCTCGGCGTCGACGCCCCGCTGAACTCGGGCTTCGACATCTACAGCTCGACGAGGAGCGGGGCGAACGCGGGATACGCGGTGACGGGGAAGCGGGTGTTCGGCGTCAACCTGCTGACGGGGAAGGCGAGTCCGACGGGGAGCTTCGGGAAGGGGAAGCAGGTGGTGGACCTGGCGATTCCGCTGCGGCAGGGGTGA
- a CDS encoding isoprenyl transferase has product MVVRGFLGRQRREYKAPTPHPSGARAPKLPGELVPEHVAIVMDGNGRWAKERGLPRTEGHKVGAERVLDVLQGSIEIGVRNISLYAFSTENWKRSPDEVRFLMNFNRDFIRKTRDQLDELGIRVRWVGRMPKLWKSVAKELQVAQEQTKGNDLLTLYFCMNYGGRAEIADAAQALAEDIRAGRLDPSKVDEKTFAKYLYYPDMPDVDLFLRPSGEQRTSNYLLWQSAYAEMVFQDVLWPDFDRRDLWRACLEFASRDRRFGGAIPNEELLAMEGRTED; this is encoded by the coding sequence ATGGTGGTACGCGGGTTCCTCGGGCGTCAGCGCCGCGAGTACAAGGCGCCGACACCGCACCCGTCCGGTGCCCGCGCGCCCAAGCTGCCCGGCGAGCTGGTCCCCGAGCACGTGGCGATCGTCATGGACGGGAACGGCCGCTGGGCCAAGGAGCGCGGGCTGCCGCGCACCGAGGGCCACAAGGTCGGCGCCGAGCGCGTGCTCGACGTCCTCCAGGGCTCGATCGAGATCGGCGTCCGCAACATCTCCCTCTACGCCTTCTCCACCGAGAACTGGAAGCGCTCCCCCGACGAGGTCCGCTTCCTCATGAACTTCAACCGCGACTTCATCCGCAAGACCCGCGACCAGCTCGACGAACTCGGCATCCGGGTCCGCTGGGTCGGCCGGATGCCCAAGCTGTGGAAGTCGGTCGCCAAGGAGCTCCAGGTCGCCCAGGAGCAGACCAAGGGCAACGACCTGCTGACCCTGTACTTCTGCATGAACTACGGCGGCCGCGCCGAGATCGCCGACGCGGCGCAGGCCCTCGCCGAGGACATCCGCGCGGGCCGCCTCGACCCCTCCAAGGTCGACGAGAAGACCTTCGCGAAGTACCTCTACTACCCGGACATGCCGGACGTCGACCTCTTCCTGCGCCCCAGTGGCGAGCAGCGCACCTCCAACTACCTGCTCTGGCAGAGCGCCTACGCCGAGATGGTCTTCCAGGACGTGCTGTGGCCGGACTTCGACCGTCGTGACCTGTGGCGGGCGTGTCTGGAGTTCGCCTCCCGGGACCGCCGCTTCGGCGGCGCCATCCCGAACGAGGAGCTGCTGGCGATGGAAGGACGAACGGAGGACTGA
- a CDS encoding glycine--tRNA ligase: MAADKIDTIVSLSKRRGFVFPCSEIYGGQRAAWDYGPLGVELKENLKRQWWRYMVTSREDVVGIDSSVILAPEVWVASGHVATFSDPLTECTSCHKRFRADHLEEAYEAKKGRLPENGLADVNCPNCGTKGQFTEPKQFSGLLSTHLGPTQDTGSIAYLRPETAQGIFTNFAQVQTTSRRKPPFGIAQMGKSFRNEITPGNFIFRTREFEQMEMEFFVKPGEDEKWQEYWMQERWNWYTGLGLREENMRWYDHPQEKLSHYSKRTADIEYRFQFGGNEWGELEGVANRTDYDLTAHSKASGQDLFYFDQEAGERYTPYVIEPAAGVGRTMLAFLLDAYTEDEAPNAKGKLEKRTVLRLDHRIAPVKVAVLPLSRNPELSPKAKGLAAALRQNWNIEFDDAGAIGRRYRRQDEIGTPYCVTVDFDTLDDNAVTVRERDSMKQERVSLDQIEGYLAGRLVGA; this comes from the coding sequence GTGGCCGCCGACAAGATCGACACCATCGTCAGCCTGAGCAAGCGCCGTGGCTTCGTATTCCCGTGCAGCGAGATCTACGGCGGTCAGCGTGCCGCCTGGGACTACGGACCGCTGGGTGTCGAGCTCAAGGAGAACCTCAAGCGCCAGTGGTGGCGCTACATGGTGACGTCGCGCGAGGACGTGGTCGGTATCGACTCGTCCGTCATCCTGGCCCCCGAGGTCTGGGTCGCATCCGGCCACGTCGCCACCTTCTCCGACCCGCTCACCGAGTGCACCTCCTGTCACAAGCGGTTCCGCGCGGACCACCTGGAAGAGGCGTACGAGGCGAAGAAGGGCCGCCTGCCGGAGAACGGCCTCGCGGACGTCAACTGCCCCAACTGCGGCACCAAGGGCCAGTTCACCGAGCCCAAGCAGTTCTCGGGTCTGCTCTCCACCCACCTCGGCCCCACGCAGGACACCGGCTCCATCGCCTACCTGCGTCCCGAGACCGCCCAGGGCATCTTCACCAACTTCGCCCAGGTGCAGACCACCTCGCGCCGCAAGCCCCCGTTCGGCATCGCCCAGATGGGCAAGTCCTTCCGCAACGAGATCACGCCCGGCAACTTCATCTTCCGCACCCGCGAGTTCGAGCAGATGGAGATGGAGTTCTTCGTCAAGCCGGGCGAGGACGAGAAGTGGCAGGAGTACTGGATGCAGGAGCGGTGGAACTGGTACACCGGCCTGGGTCTGCGCGAGGAGAACATGCGCTGGTACGACCACCCGCAGGAGAAGCTCTCCCACTACTCCAAGCGGACCGCCGACATCGAGTACCGCTTCCAGTTCGGCGGCAACGAGTGGGGTGAGCTGGAGGGCGTCGCCAACCGCACGGACTACGACCTCACCGCGCACTCCAAGGCCTCCGGCCAGGACCTCTTCTACTTCGACCAGGAGGCCGGCGAGCGCTACACCCCGTACGTCATCGAGCCCGCCGCCGGTGTCGGCCGCACCATGCTGGCGTTCCTCCTCGACGCGTACACCGAGGACGAGGCGCCCAACGCCAAGGGCAAGCTGGAGAAGCGGACGGTGCTGCGTCTCGACCACCGGATCGCCCCGGTGAAGGTCGCGGTCCTTCCGCTGTCGCGCAACCCCGAACTGTCGCCGAAGGCCAAGGGGCTCGCGGCGGCGCTGCGGCAGAACTGGAACATCGAGTTCGACGACGCGGGTGCGATCGGGCGCCGGTACCGGCGCCAGGACGAGATCGGTACGCCGTACTGCGTGACGGTGGACTTCGACACGCTCGACGACAACGCCGTGACCGTTCGTGAGCGGGACTCGATGAAGCAGGAGCGGGTTTCTCTGGACCAGATCGAGGGTTACCTCGCTGGGCGGCTCGTCGGCGCGTGA
- a CDS encoding VOC family protein: MTATTALNWKLVIDSRDAQPLADFWAAALGYEVEDPSTLITHLLSTGDLPEAAVTEHNGHHVFRGYAAVRHPDDPYDPFTGIGKGRRLLFQDVPESKTVKNRLHIDIHAGPGGLDSLVTRLETLGATRVEEFDKGPAGHWWLMRDPEGNEFCVA, encoded by the coding sequence ATGACTGCCACCACCGCACTGAACTGGAAACTGGTCATCGACAGCCGGGACGCCCAGCCCCTGGCCGACTTCTGGGCCGCGGCACTGGGCTACGAGGTGGAGGACCCGAGCACCCTGATCACCCACCTCCTCTCCACGGGCGATCTCCCCGAGGCCGCCGTCACCGAGCACAACGGCCACCACGTCTTCCGCGGCTACGCCGCCGTCCGCCACCCCGACGACCCCTACGACCCCTTCACCGGCATCGGCAAGGGCCGCCGCCTCCTCTTCCAGGACGTGCCCGAATCCAAGACCGTCAAGAACCGCCTCCACATCGACATCCACGCCGGCCCCGGCGGCCTCGACTCCCTCGTCACCCGCTTGGAAACCCTGGGCGCCACCCGCGTCGAAGAGTTCGACAAGGGCCCGGCGGGACACTGGTGGCTGATGCGGGACCCGGAGGGGAACGAGTTCTGCGTGGCCTAG
- a CDS encoding endonuclease/exonuclease/phosphatase family protein, whose translation MTIRIATFNAENLFRRPTVFGLDDAERRKEILDDFNELVGLLGKEVYQEADKERIAELIVKHDAHNSDPDSHRPFFVNQPRGGAKLYTVPPTGSPAVKIVAKGRPKWSGWAEMVRDNIRWDAVENTARVIAAVNADILLMVEVEDRLTLDRFNTQVLGGAVGHEPYPFNLLVDGNDSRGIDVGILSRFPITSVRSHIFDLGASGTRVFSRDCPEFEIDIAGEPLWILGNHFKSKGFGNASENDKRRKAQAERVTEIYEDALERSSRVIVAGDLNDTLASPPIKLLLDAGLREAMTHESYGINPPGTHGTGKRDEQKLDYLMFSPQLWDLVTHVGVERRGIWAPHTFPSFATVTSKANQASDHAAVFADLNL comes from the coding sequence ATGACCATCCGTATCGCCACGTTCAACGCCGAGAACCTCTTCCGTCGGCCCACGGTGTTCGGCCTCGATGACGCGGAGCGGCGCAAGGAGATCCTGGACGACTTCAACGAGCTGGTCGGTCTCCTGGGCAAGGAGGTCTACCAGGAGGCGGACAAGGAGCGGATCGCCGAGCTGATCGTGAAGCACGACGCGCACAACTCGGACCCGGACAGCCACCGGCCGTTCTTCGTCAACCAGCCCCGTGGTGGCGCGAAGCTCTACACGGTGCCCCCGACGGGAAGTCCGGCCGTCAAGATCGTCGCCAAGGGACGGCCGAAGTGGTCGGGCTGGGCCGAGATGGTGCGCGACAACATCCGCTGGGACGCGGTGGAGAACACCGCCCGGGTGATAGCCGCGGTGAACGCGGACATCCTGCTCATGGTCGAGGTCGAGGACCGGCTCACCCTGGACCGCTTCAACACCCAGGTGCTGGGCGGGGCCGTGGGGCACGAGCCGTACCCGTTCAATCTGCTCGTCGACGGCAACGACAGCCGTGGCATCGACGTGGGCATCCTCAGCCGGTTCCCCATCACGTCCGTGCGGTCGCACATCTTCGACCTGGGCGCGTCCGGGACCCGGGTGTTCAGCCGGGACTGCCCCGAGTTCGAGATCGACATCGCCGGCGAGCCCCTGTGGATCCTCGGCAACCACTTCAAGAGCAAGGGCTTCGGCAACGCCTCCGAGAACGACAAACGCCGCAAGGCCCAGGCCGAGCGGGTCACGGAGATCTACGAGGACGCCCTCGAACGCTCCTCCCGCGTCATCGTCGCCGGCGACCTCAACGACACACTCGCCAGTCCCCCCATCAAGCTCCTCCTCGACGCCGGCCTCCGCGAGGCCATGACCCACGAGAGCTACGGGATCAACCCCCCGGGCACCCACGGCACCGGCAAACGTGACGAGCAGAAGCTCGACTACCTCATGTTCAGCCCGCAGTTGTGGGACCTCGTGACACACGTGGGCGTGGAGCGCCGGGGCATCTGGGCCCCCCACACCTTCCCGTCCTTCGCCACGGTCACCTCAAAGGCCAACCAGGCCTCGGACCACGCGGCCGTGTTCGCCGACCTGAACCTGTAG
- a CDS encoding zinc ABC transporter substrate-binding protein, with protein MNVVVRRRFLIPAAATAAAALSLTTLSACSSDSAAAGNTDKFDVVASFYPMAFLAEQIGGDHANVTSLTEPGQEPHDLEISAKQTAQLQESDAVLYLKDLQPAVDDAVAQADVKTKIDAATLTTLEEHGDVEHAHEGEEGGSEEEHAEEEAPSEEEEHALDPHVWLDPVKYAEVAEGVAKAFEKADPDNAADYRKNAEALVKKLDDLNTQFTDGLKNTESKVFFTNHAAFGYLAERYGLTQEAISGLDPESEPSPARIKELQEEAKADGVTTVFYETLVSDKTAKTLADDAGLKTDVLDPLEGITEKSRGDDYIAVMESNLKALQTALGAK; from the coding sequence ATGAACGTAGTAGTACGACGACGCTTCCTGATACCCGCGGCGGCGACCGCCGCAGCCGCCCTCAGCCTCACCACCCTCTCGGCCTGCTCCAGTGACAGCGCCGCCGCCGGCAACACGGACAAGTTCGACGTCGTCGCGTCGTTCTACCCGATGGCCTTCCTCGCCGAGCAGATCGGCGGGGACCATGCGAACGTCACCAGCCTGACCGAGCCCGGCCAGGAGCCGCACGACCTGGAGATCAGCGCCAAGCAGACCGCGCAGCTCCAGGAGTCGGACGCGGTGCTCTACCTCAAGGATCTGCAGCCGGCGGTCGACGACGCCGTCGCGCAGGCAGACGTCAAGACCAAGATCGACGCGGCCACGCTGACCACACTGGAGGAGCACGGCGACGTCGAGCACGCACACGAGGGCGAGGAGGGCGGCTCCGAAGAGGAGCACGCCGAGGAGGAGGCCCCCTCCGAGGAGGAGGAGCACGCCCTCGACCCGCACGTCTGGCTCGACCCGGTGAAGTACGCCGAGGTCGCCGAGGGCGTCGCCAAGGCCTTCGAGAAGGCCGACCCGGACAACGCGGCCGACTACAGGAAGAACGCCGAGGCGCTGGTCAAGAAGCTCGACGACCTCAACACCCAGTTCACGGACGGCCTGAAGAACACCGAGTCGAAGGTCTTCTTCACCAACCACGCGGCCTTCGGCTACCTCGCCGAGCGTTACGGCCTGACCCAGGAGGCCATCTCCGGTCTCGACCCGGAGAGCGAGCCCAGCCCGGCCCGGATCAAGGAGCTCCAGGAAGAGGCCAAGGCCGACGGCGTCACCACGGTCTTCTACGAGACACTGGTGTCCGACAAGACCGCGAAGACCCTCGCCGACGACGCGGGACTCAAGACGGACGTCCTCGACCCGCTCGAGGGCATCACCGAGAAGTCCCGCGGCGACGACTACATCGCGGTCATGGAATCCAACCTGAAGGCGCTCCAGACGGCCCTGGGAGCCAAGTGA
- a CDS encoding Fur family transcriptional regulator yields MTTAGPVRGRSTRQRAAVAAALDEVDEFRSAQELHDMLKHKGDSVGLTTVYRTLQTLADAGEVDVLRTSDGESVYRRCSTGEHHHHLVCRVCGKAVEVEGPAVEKWADAIAAEHGFVNVAHTVEIFGTCAECAAKTS; encoded by the coding sequence GTGACGACCGCTGGACCCGTACGAGGTCGTTCCACCCGGCAGCGGGCGGCCGTGGCTGCGGCACTCGACGAGGTCGACGAGTTCCGCAGCGCGCAGGAACTCCACGACATGCTCAAGCACAAGGGTGACTCGGTCGGGCTCACCACCGTGTACCGCACCTTGCAGACCCTCGCCGACGCGGGCGAGGTCGACGTCCTGCGCACCTCCGACGGCGAGTCCGTGTACCGCCGCTGCTCGACCGGCGAGCACCACCACCACCTCGTCTGCCGTGTCTGCGGCAAGGCCGTGGAGGTGGAGGGCCCCGCGGTCGAGAAGTGGGCCGACGCGATCGCCGCGGAACACGGCTTCGTGAACGTCGCCCACACGGTGGAGATCTTCGGCACCTGCGCGGAGTGCGCGGCGAAGACCTCGTAG
- a CDS encoding metal ABC transporter ATP-binding protein produces MSEPVISLRGVRAELGSRTVLRGIDLTVHHGEVVALLGANGSGKSTAVRTVIGQVPVTAGEIELFGTPRRRFRDWRRLGYVPQRTTAAGGVPATVTEVVTSGRLSRARLGILRKADHEAIRRALDMVGMADRAKDSVNALSGGQHQRVLIARALASEPELLIMDEPMAGVDLASQEVLAATLREQVAQGTTVLLVLHELGPLEPLIDRAVVLRDGCVTHDGPPPKAVGQHALPGHDHVHPHAAPGTEPVRTGLLS; encoded by the coding sequence ATGAGCGAGCCCGTCATATCGCTGCGCGGGGTACGCGCCGAACTGGGCTCGCGCACGGTCCTGCGCGGCATCGACCTCACCGTCCACCACGGTGAGGTCGTCGCGCTGCTCGGCGCCAACGGCTCCGGCAAGTCCACCGCCGTACGCACGGTGATCGGCCAGGTGCCGGTCACCGCCGGCGAGATCGAGCTGTTCGGCACCCCGCGGCGCCGCTTCCGCGACTGGCGGCGCCTGGGCTACGTGCCGCAGCGCACCACCGCGGCGGGCGGCGTCCCCGCGACGGTGACGGAGGTCGTGACCTCGGGCCGGCTCTCCCGCGCCCGCCTCGGCATCCTCCGCAAGGCCGACCACGAGGCGATCCGCCGGGCCCTGGACATGGTCGGCATGGCGGACCGCGCCAAGGACTCGGTGAACGCCCTCTCCGGCGGTCAGCACCAGCGCGTCCTCATCGCCCGCGCCCTCGCCTCCGAACCCGAGCTGCTGATCATGGACGAGCCGATGGCGGGCGTTGACCTGGCCAGCCAGGAGGTGCTGGCCGCGACCCTGCGCGAGCAGGTCGCGCAGGGGACGACCGTGCTGTTGGTCCTCCATGAACTCGGCCCGCTGGAGCCGCTGATCGACCGCGCGGTGGTGCTCCGCGACGGCTGCGTCACGCACGACGGCCCGCCCCCGAAGGCGGTCGGCCAGCACGCGCTGCCCGGCCACGACCACGTACACCCCCACGCGGCACCCGGCACCGAGCCGGTCCGTACGGGCCTGCTGAGCTGA
- a CDS encoding YcxB family protein has translation MAEAGGEHVELVYRATAGDFREALRVSARASAVGRWGRGLLFFSAGAGVLVTVVSLSLGGTPGAQVLVTPVAAVAGLVLLPWLQARRLHRRAAARGLHHTVLDLWGVTVEHDQGTERPARWSQVSRYAETPHTFVLLSGGTHAPRLTVLPKRGLRNPGDTGRLRAVLDREGLTRL, from the coding sequence TTGGCCGAGGCCGGTGGGGAACACGTCGAGTTGGTGTACCGGGCGACTGCCGGGGACTTCCGCGAGGCACTGCGCGTGTCCGCGCGTGCCTCGGCCGTCGGCCGGTGGGGGCGGGGGCTGCTGTTCTTCTCCGCCGGGGCGGGCGTGCTCGTCACCGTCGTGTCGCTGTCGCTGGGCGGTACGCCGGGCGCCCAGGTACTCGTGACGCCGGTGGCGGCGGTCGCCGGACTCGTCCTGCTGCCCTGGCTCCAGGCCCGCCGCCTCCACCGGAGAGCGGCGGCCCGGGGGCTGCACCACACCGTCCTGGACCTGTGGGGCGTGACGGTCGAGCACGACCAGGGCACCGAACGCCCGGCCCGCTGGTCACAGGTGTCCCGGTACGCGGAGACCCCGCACACCTTCGTCCTGCTCAGCGGCGGCACCCACGCGCCCCGCCTCACCGTGCTGCCGAAGAGGGGCCTGCGCAACCCCGGCGACACCGGCCGGCTCCGCGCCGTCCTCGACCGCGAAGGCCTGACCCGGCTGTAG
- a CDS encoding CGNR zinc finger domain-containing protein: MASSSRASAPKGVSGVSGIPLRSHSGNVYRFDPGALCLELLVTGGPGALTRYEVLHTPGDLATWADQSRLTPTPPALHITADDVAYVRRLRDALTRTVISRVVGGGLPELGMATADTADLDVINEAAARPPLAPAIGADGTRGWAAGPATGAQLASTVARDAVDLLTGPYAERIRMCAGERCYLVYVDTSRPGRRRWCSMEHCGNRSKVRAHRVRRSVGGPLALSQEEPIEKKG, from the coding sequence ATGGCTTCTTCGTCCAGGGCATCGGCTCCGAAGGGGGTGTCGGGAGTGTCGGGCATTCCGCTGCGGTCCCACTCCGGGAACGTCTACCGGTTCGATCCGGGCGCCCTCTGTCTGGAACTGCTCGTCACCGGCGGCCCCGGCGCCCTGACCCGCTACGAGGTGCTGCACACCCCCGGTGACCTGGCCACATGGGCCGATCAGTCCCGGCTCACCCCCACGCCGCCCGCACTCCACATCACTGCGGACGACGTGGCGTACGTCCGGCGGCTGCGCGACGCGCTGACCCGTACGGTGATCTCGCGCGTCGTCGGCGGCGGGCTTCCCGAGCTGGGCATGGCCACGGCGGACACCGCCGACCTCGACGTCATCAACGAAGCCGCCGCCCGGCCGCCGCTCGCCCCCGCCATCGGCGCGGACGGCACCCGGGGCTGGGCCGCCGGGCCGGCGACCGGCGCACAGCTCGCCTCCACCGTCGCCCGCGACGCCGTCGACCTCCTCACCGGGCCGTACGCGGAACGGATCCGCATGTGCGCCGGCGAGCGCTGCTATCTCGTCTACGTCGACACCTCACGGCCCGGCCGCCGCCGCTGGTGCTCGATGGAGCACTGCGGCAACCGCAGCAAGGTCCGCGCCCACCGTGTGCGCCGCTCCGTGGGAGGGCCGCTCGCACTCAGTCAGGAAGAGCCGATCGAGAAGAAGGGGTGA
- a CDS encoding SRPBCC family protein codes for MSARSTGLTKDAGWQVGVSRTLPQSPAAVWEFISGPRGLELWLGAGARLAPEPGAPYETDAGVTGEVRGYRPGDRIRVTYGDTTVQVAVSAAGGDRSVLVFHQERMTGPEERERQRAYWQRVMDKVAEALDHLA; via the coding sequence ATGTCCGCTCGATCCACCGGACTCACCAAGGACGCCGGATGGCAAGTCGGTGTCTCCCGCACCCTGCCGCAATCGCCCGCCGCCGTATGGGAGTTCATCAGCGGACCGCGCGGGCTGGAGCTGTGGCTCGGCGCCGGGGCACGGCTCGCTCCCGAGCCCGGCGCCCCGTACGAGACCGACGCGGGTGTCACCGGTGAGGTGCGCGGCTACCGTCCCGGTGACCGTATCCGCGTCACCTACGGCGATACGACCGTCCAGGTCGCCGTCTCGGCGGCCGGCGGCGACCGGTCCGTGCTCGTCTTCCACCAGGAACGGATGACGGGTCCCGAGGAGCGTGAGCGGCAACGGGCCTACTGGCAGCGGGTGATGGACAAGGTTGCCGAGGCACTCGACCACCTGGCCTGA